A DNA window from Macaca fascicularis isolate 582-1 chromosome 18, T2T-MFA8v1.1 contains the following coding sequences:
- the RAX gene encoding retinal homeobox protein Rx, producing the protein MHLPGCAPAMADGSFSLAGHLLRSPGGSTSRLHSIEAILGFTKDDGILGTFPAERGARGAKERDRRLGARPACPKAPEGGTEPSPPPAPAPAPEYEGPRPYCPKEPGEARPSPGLPVGPATGEAKLSEEEQPKKKHRRNRTTFTTYQLHELERAFEKSHYPDVYSREELAGKVNLPEVRVQVWFQNRRAKWRRQEKLEVSSMKLQDSPLLSFSRSPPSATLSPLGAGPGSGGGPAGGALPLESWLGPPLPGGGATALQSLPGFGPPAQSLPASYTPPPPPPPPFLNSPPLGPGLQPLAPPPPSYPCGPGFGDKFPLDEADPRNSSIAALRLKAKEHIQAIGKPWQAL; encoded by the exons ATGCACCTGCCGGGCTGCGCGCCAGCCATGGCGGACGGGAGCTTCTCGCTTGCGGGCCACCTGCTCCGCAGCCCGGGAGGGAGCACCTCGCGATTGCACAGCATCGAGGCCATCCTGGGGTTTACCAAGGACGACGGGATCCTCGGCACCTTCCCCGCGGAGCGGGGTGCCCGGGGCGCGAAGGAGCGGGATAGGAGGCTGGGCGCGCGGCCCGCCTGCCCCAAGGCGCCCGAGGGAGGCACCGAACCCTCCCCGCCGccagccccggccccggccccagAGTACGAAG GCCCTCGCCCCTACTGCCCCAAGGAGCCCGGAGAGGCACGGCCGAGCCCAGGACTGCCCGTCGGGCCAGCCACCGGCGAAGCGAAACTGTCAGAGGAGGAACAGCCCAAGAAAAAGCACCGGCGGAATCGCACGACTTTCACCACATACCAGCTGCATGAGCTGGAGCGCGCGTTCGAGAAGTCCCACTACCCGGACGTGTACAGCCGCGAGGAGCTGGCCGGCAAGGTCAACCTACCCGAGGTCCGGGTCCAG GTGTGGTTCCAGAACCGACGGGCTAAGTGGCGGCGGCAGGAGAAGCTGGAAGTGTCCTCCATGAAGCTGCAGGATTCGCCCCTCCTCTCCTTCAGCCGCTCTCCGCCCTCGGCGACACTGTCGCCCCTCGGGGCGGGCCCGGGCAGCGGTGGCGGGCCGGCTGGGGGCGCGCTGCCGCTGGAGTCCTGGCTTGGGCCGCCGCTGCCGGGCGGGGGCGCCACGGCGCTGCAGAGCCTGCCGGGCTTTGGGCCGCCGGCGCAGAGCCTGCCCGCCAGTTAcacgccgccgccgccgccgccgccgcccttCCTGAACTCCCCACCGCTGGGCCCCGGCCTGCAGCCTCTTGCGCCGCCGCCGCCCTCCTACCCGTGCGGGCCCGGCTTCGGGGATAAGTTCCCGCTGGACGAGGCGGACCCGCGCAACAGCAGCATCGCGGCGCTGCGTCTGAAAGCCAAGGAGCACATCCAGGCCATCGGGAAGCCGTGGCAGGCCCTCTAG